A single Lolium perenne isolate Kyuss_39 chromosome 6, Kyuss_2.0, whole genome shotgun sequence DNA region contains:
- the LOC127334643 gene encoding nudix hydrolase 13, mitochondrial — MSSSSPDEVLARKGRLKQRYDNEYRLVAGCVPYRVKKDEGNPCSLGDDRGQVEVLMISTPNRTDMVFPKGGWEDDEDVYQAACREAMEEAGVKGIIDRTTLGHWVFKSKSSQQSSSPRGACKGYIFAMEVIEELESWPEQATHGRRWVSPGEAYQLCRYDWMREALTALLERFSMIEEVGSAQELTDQNGVYMMLQTTSDGAVALC, encoded by the exons atgtcgtcgtcgtcgccggacGAGGTGCTCGCCAGGAAGGGCCGCCTCAAGCAGCGCTACGACAACGAGTACCGCCTCGTTGCAGG GTGTGTCCCGTACAGGGTGAAGAAAGACGAGGGGAACCCTTGCAGCCTCGGCGATGACCGGGGGCAGGTCGAGGTGCTCATGATTTCCACGCCCAATCGCACAGACATGGTCTTCCCCAAG GGTGGAtgggaggacgacgaggatgtcTACCAAGCGGCGTGCCGCGAGGCAATGGAGGAGGCCGGCGTCAAGGGCATCATCGAT AGAACTACCTTGGGACATTGGGTGTTCAAGAGCAAGAGCAGCCAGCAGAGCAGCAGCCCGAGGGGAGCCTGCAAAGGCTATATCTTCGCAATGGAGGTCATTGAGGAGCTCGAGTCATGGCCTGAGCAGGCAACCCACGGCCGGCGATGG GTTTCCCCTGGTGAAGCCTATCAGTTGTGTCGGTATGACTGGATGCGCGAGGCACTCACCGCACTGCTGGAGCGATTCTCGATGATCGAAGAGGTAGGGTCAGCGCAGGAACTGACTGATCAAAATGGTGTGTACATGATGTTGCAGACGACATCGGACGGCGCGGTTGCACTGTGCTGA